One window of the Streptomyces sp. TS71-3 genome contains the following:
- a CDS encoding HAD family hydrolase: MLTPQPYALIATDLDGTLLRAGDTVSRRSRAALARAAEAGARHIVATGRPVPQVRSLLADLGYRGLAVCGQGAQVYDTGTETMLSSLTLDRDLAETALGKIEAEVGLVHVAVNQSAADGLTLAEHGYRMPHPTLPATRVGARLGLWTAPINKVLVRHPELSDEELVVAARGVVGDLVTVTMAGPDTVELQPFGVTKATGLAAAAQRLGLGPEDAIVFGDMPNDIPMFAWAAHGVAMANAHPALKAVADEITLSNEDDGIAVILERLYG, encoded by the coding sequence ATGCTCACCCCGCAGCCGTACGCGCTGATCGCGACCGACCTCGACGGCACGCTGCTGCGCGCCGGTGACACGGTCTCGCGCCGCTCCCGGGCCGCCCTCGCTCGGGCCGCCGAGGCCGGCGCACGGCACATCGTGGCCACCGGCCGCCCGGTGCCCCAGGTGCGGTCGCTGCTGGCGGACCTCGGCTACCGGGGCCTGGCGGTCTGCGGGCAGGGCGCCCAGGTCTACGACACGGGCACCGAGACCATGCTCAGCTCGCTCACCCTCGACCGGGATCTCGCCGAGACCGCGCTCGGCAAGATCGAGGCGGAGGTCGGCCTGGTCCACGTGGCGGTCAACCAGTCCGCGGCCGACGGCCTCACCCTCGCCGAGCACGGCTACCGCATGCCGCACCCCACGCTGCCCGCCACCCGGGTCGGGGCCCGGCTCGGCCTGTGGACCGCGCCGATCAACAAGGTGCTGGTGCGGCACCCCGAGCTGTCCGACGAGGAGCTGGTGGTGGCCGCACGCGGTGTCGTCGGCGATCTGGTCACGGTCACGATGGCGGGCCCGGACACGGTGGAACTCCAGCCGTTCGGGGTGACGAAGGCCACCGGGCTCGCGGCGGCGGCTCAGCGGTTGGGGCTCGGCCCCGAGGACGCCATCGTGTTCGGGGACATGCCGAACGACATCCCCATGTTCGCCTGGGCCGCCCACGGCGTTGCGATGGCGAACGCTCACCCGGCGCTGAAGGCCGTAGCGGACGAGATCACGCTCTCGAACGAGGACGACGGGATCGCCGTGATACTCGAACGATTGTACGGATGA
- a CDS encoding polyprenyl synthetase family protein codes for MTVTVPFGLSVRDQALEADVRAGLAAVEEGLLDATKSEVPFITQAAQHLVHAGGKRFRPLLVMLAAQFGDQYAPGVVPSAVVVELTHLATLYHDDVMDEAEVRRGVESANNRWGNSVAVLTGDFLFARASHILADLGPEAVRIQAEAFERLVTGQILETAGPRDGRDPVEHYLDVIGGKTGSLIAVSGRFGAMMSGADETVVDVMTQFGERLGVAFQLADDVLDIASDTCESGKKPGTDLREGIPTLPVLRLHERVRQLGLPEDVELAELLDSDLTDDARHAEALARLRAHPALEQARRDALRYAEEARSALAPLPERDAKNALLELCDAVVDRAG; via the coding sequence GTGACCGTCACCGTGCCCTTCGGGCTGAGCGTGCGGGACCAGGCTCTCGAAGCCGATGTCCGGGCCGGGTTGGCGGCTGTCGAGGAGGGCCTGCTCGATGCCACCAAGAGCGAGGTCCCGTTCATCACGCAGGCCGCCCAGCACCTGGTGCACGCGGGCGGCAAGCGGTTCCGCCCGCTGCTGGTGATGCTCGCCGCCCAGTTCGGTGACCAGTACGCGCCGGGTGTGGTGCCGTCCGCCGTGGTGGTCGAGCTGACCCACCTGGCGACGTTGTACCACGACGACGTGATGGACGAGGCGGAAGTGCGCCGTGGCGTCGAGAGCGCCAACAACCGGTGGGGGAACTCGGTGGCCGTCCTCACGGGCGACTTCCTGTTCGCCCGGGCCTCCCACATACTGGCCGACCTCGGCCCCGAGGCCGTCCGTATCCAGGCCGAGGCGTTCGAGCGCCTGGTCACGGGCCAGATCCTGGAGACCGCGGGCCCGCGCGACGGCCGTGACCCGGTCGAGCACTACCTGGACGTGATCGGCGGCAAGACCGGCTCCCTGATCGCGGTCTCGGGCCGCTTCGGCGCGATGATGTCGGGCGCCGACGAGACCGTCGTGGACGTGATGACGCAGTTCGGGGAGCGGCTCGGCGTCGCCTTCCAGCTCGCCGACGACGTCCTGGACATCGCCTCCGACACCTGCGAGTCCGGCAAGAAGCCCGGCACCGACCTGCGTGAGGGCATCCCCACGCTGCCGGTGCTCCGGCTGCACGAGCGGGTGCGGCAACTCGGCCTCCCGGAGGACGTGGAGCTCGCCGAGCTGCTCGACTCCGACCTCACCGACGACGCACGGCACGCCGAGGCACTGGCCCGGCTGCGTGCCCACCCGGCGCTGGAGCAGGCCCGCAGGGACGCCCTGCGGTACGCGGAGGAGGCCAGGTCCGCGCTGGCGCCGCTGCCCGAGCGCGACGCCAAGAACGCGCTCCTCGAACTCTGCGACGCGGTGGTCGACCGGGCGGGCTGA